A stretch of the Teretinema zuelzerae genome encodes the following:
- the secY gene encoding preprotein translocase subunit SecY: protein MANNAFVNMFRIRELRERILFTVIILAVFRLGSVLTIPGIDPAALTSFFRDQVRGNAFVDYMDFFAGGAFSNFSVFMLGVMPYISTQILMQLALIIFPGLKKAAEDDGGRKKIQSWTRLATIGVALIQSYAVTVYASSIPGAIVIDRLAYTLIAMLTVTTGTMVTVWLGEQITARGIGNGISMLIFAGIVARLPSAAWELVKMVQRGDINPVFVIVAFVMFVAIVALVVYEQQGQRKIPVHYAKRVVGRKMYGGQNTYIPFKINPSGVIPVIFASSFLTFPLQVASSIGPNVKWLNSLATFLRPNGVWYNVFYVLLIVFFAYFYTQVTLNPTEIAKQIRENGGSIPGIRTDKTEEYMQRILNRLVLPGSLYLAAIAVLPTIIQNLFGFPQSISMLMGGTSLLILVGVDLDTMSQIEAQLKMHHHEGLVKKGRIRSRNL from the coding sequence ATGGCAAACAATGCTTTTGTAAATATGTTCAGGATTAGGGAATTGCGCGAGCGAATCCTTTTTACCGTCATAATTCTCGCTGTTTTTCGCCTCGGTTCGGTACTGACCATTCCAGGTATTGATCCGGCTGCATTGACAAGCTTTTTCAGAGATCAGGTTCGGGGAAACGCCTTCGTCGATTATATGGACTTCTTCGCGGGCGGCGCTTTTTCTAACTTTTCCGTGTTTATGCTTGGTGTAATGCCGTATATCTCCACCCAGATTCTGATGCAGCTTGCGCTCATCATTTTCCCCGGTCTGAAGAAGGCCGCGGAAGATGACGGCGGGCGGAAAAAAATCCAGTCCTGGACGAGGCTCGCCACTATCGGCGTCGCTCTCATCCAGTCATACGCCGTTACCGTGTATGCATCAAGCATACCCGGTGCGATTGTTATCGATCGGCTCGCCTACACATTGATCGCCATGCTTACGGTTACTACCGGTACGATGGTTACTGTGTGGCTCGGCGAACAGATAACGGCGCGCGGAATCGGAAATGGTATTTCAATGCTCATCTTTGCTGGTATCGTAGCCCGTCTCCCGAGCGCAGCTTGGGAATTGGTCAAGATGGTTCAGCGGGGCGACATTAACCCGGTATTCGTAATTGTTGCTTTTGTAATGTTCGTGGCGATCGTCGCTCTTGTTGTCTATGAACAGCAGGGCCAGCGCAAGATTCCCGTGCATTACGCTAAAAGGGTCGTCGGAAGAAAAATGTACGGTGGACAGAATACGTATATTCCGTTCAAGATCAATCCGTCCGGAGTGATCCCTGTCATTTTCGCTTCTTCATTCCTGACCTTTCCCCTCCAGGTCGCCAGCAGCATCGGACCGAACGTCAAGTGGCTTAACAGCCTTGCGACCTTCCTTCGTCCGAACGGCGTCTGGTACAATGTTTTCTATGTTCTTCTTATTGTATTCTTTGCGTATTTCTATACACAGGTAACACTGAACCCCACTGAAATCGCAAAGCAAATCCGGGAAAACGGCGGCTCGATTCCCGGGATCCGAACAGACAAGACTGAAGAATATATGCAGAGAATCCTGAACCGTCTGGTTCTTCCCGGTTCCCTGTATCTCGCGGCGATTGCGGTTCTTCCCACAATCATTCAGAACCTTTTCGGTTTTCCGCAGTCAATTTCAATGTTGATGGGCGGAACCTCATTGTTGATTCTTGTCGGTGTCGATCTCGATACTATGAGTCAGATTGAAGCGCAGCTTAAGATGCATCATCATGAGGGTCTGGTAAAAAAAGGAAGGATCAGGTCCCGTAACCTGTAG
- the rplO gene encoding 50S ribosomal protein L15, producing MSDFNLYAPEGANKKKRIVGRGSSSGRGTTAGRGNKGQQSRSGGKVYVGFEGGQMPLYRRIAKRGFSNQVFAKEYEVFNLSEIETKYENGETVNRESLVMKGILRKFSALIKVLGDGTLTKKLTVDVDKVSASAKEKIEKAGGTVVQAAE from the coding sequence ATGTCTGATTTTAACCTGTACGCGCCCGAAGGCGCAAACAAGAAGAAACGGATTGTAGGACGCGGTTCTTCATCAGGCCGCGGAACAACCGCGGGCCGGGGAAACAAGGGACAGCAGTCCCGCTCCGGCGGTAAGGTGTACGTAGGTTTCGAAGGCGGTCAGATGCCTCTTTATCGCCGTATCGCCAAACGCGGTTTCTCCAATCAAGTTTTCGCCAAGGAATATGAAGTTTTCAATCTTTCCGAGATTGAAACCAAGTATGAAAACGGCGAAACCGTTAACCGCGAGAGTCTCGTAATGAAAGGGATTCTCCGAAAATTCTCTGCCCTCATAAAGGTCCTCGGAGACGGTACGCTTACTAAAAAGCTGACCGTCGATGTGGATAAGGTTTCTGCTTCTGCGAAGGAGAAGATCGAAAAGGCTGGTGGAACTGTCGTCCAGGCTGCTGAATAA
- the rpmD gene encoding 50S ribosomal protein L30: MASKISVKLVRSTIGQKPKVAATVRSLGLKKLNSTVEHEASAPVLGMVAAVRHLVEVKEIN, encoded by the coding sequence ATGGCCAGCAAGATTTCTGTTAAGCTCGTGCGCAGCACGATCGGTCAAAAGCCGAAAGTCGCGGCGACAGTACGTTCTCTGGGCCTGAAAAAGCTCAATTCGACCGTTGAACACGAAGCGTCCGCTCCCGTACTGGGAATGGTTGCTGCGGTTCGGCACCTTGTCGAAGTCAAGGAGATCAACTAA
- the rpsE gene encoding 30S ribosomal protein S5, whose protein sequence is MDHHKDFNKEREPKEFVEKLVKLNRTAKVVKGGRRFSFSALTVVGDQKGRVGFGFGKANDVTEAIRKSIDKAKRNMIHVPIKNGTIPHDIQADFKSSSVLLKPACSGTGIIAGGPIRAVLEAAGVTDVLSKSLGANSSVNVIRATFEAIKKLMNAKVVAKNRGKALKDLWG, encoded by the coding sequence ATGGATCACCATAAGGACTTTAACAAGGAAAGGGAACCAAAAGAGTTCGTTGAGAAGCTCGTAAAGCTCAACAGAACCGCTAAGGTTGTAAAGGGCGGACGCCGTTTCTCCTTTTCCGCGCTCACCGTTGTGGGCGACCAGAAAGGCCGTGTCGGATTTGGTTTCGGCAAGGCAAATGATGTAACTGAAGCTATTCGTAAGAGTATTGATAAAGCCAAGAGGAATATGATTCACGTTCCCATAAAGAACGGAACCATTCCTCACGACATCCAGGCTGATTTCAAAAGTTCTTCAGTTCTCCTGAAACCCGCTTGTTCCGGTACCGGAATCATTGCCGGCGGCCCGATCCGGGCTGTTCTGGAAGCGGCTGGAGTAACTGACGTTCTTTCCAAATCTCTTGGAGCGAACTCTTCAGTCAACGTCATTCGCGCTACCTTTGAAGCTATCAAAAAGCTCATGAACGCGAAGGTTGTAGCAAAAAACAGAGGCAAGGCCCTCAAGGATCTGTGGGGGTAA
- the rplR gene encoding 50S ribosomal protein L18: protein MFKKLNDKDRKRLKRKVHIRKRIHGTSARPRMTVFRSNSNISVQVIDDDAGTTLASVTTLEKDLAAMKANIASGTKVGEEIGRRLKEKNITSVVFDRNGYIYHGVVKAVADGARSAGIEF from the coding sequence ATGTTCAAGAAACTTAACGATAAAGACAGAAAACGGCTGAAAAGAAAGGTTCACATTCGCAAGAGAATTCATGGAACCAGCGCTCGTCCCCGGATGACCGTTTTCCGCTCGAACAGCAATATTTCTGTTCAGGTCATCGATGATGACGCAGGAACGACTCTTGCTTCTGTGACTACCCTCGAGAAAGATCTTGCTGCAATGAAAGCGAATATCGCTTCCGGCACCAAGGTTGGAGAGGAAATCGGCCGCCGTCTTAAGGAAAAGAACATCACCTCCGTGGTGTTCGACCGAAACGGCTATATCTATCATGGTGTTGTTAAGGCCGTTGCCGACGGTGCCCGCAGCGCCGGAATCGAATTCTAG
- the rplF gene encoding 50S ribosomal protein L6 — protein sequence MSRIGKLPVAIPAGVKVSVSADSIHVEGPKGKLSQSYDPIVEIKVEGSEAVVTRKDDSKKGRACHGLYRNLLNNMVKGVSAGFTKTLVINGVGYRAEVQGKLLILNLGYSTDFIAGIPEGLTVVADAQGKITISGSRKDQVGEFAAQVRKLRGPEPYKGKGIRYETEIIKRKVGKTGVK from the coding sequence ATGTCTCGTATTGGTAAACTTCCGGTCGCCATTCCGGCAGGCGTAAAGGTTTCCGTTTCTGCCGATTCAATCCATGTTGAAGGTCCGAAAGGAAAGCTTTCCCAGTCTTACGACCCCATCGTTGAAATCAAGGTTGAGGGTTCGGAAGCTGTTGTTACGCGCAAAGATGATTCGAAAAAGGGCCGTGCTTGCCATGGTCTGTACAGAAATCTTCTTAATAACATGGTTAAGGGCGTTTCCGCCGGCTTCACCAAGACGCTTGTAATCAACGGTGTTGGTTACCGCGCGGAAGTGCAGGGAAAACTGTTAATTCTTAACCTTGGTTATTCAACTGATTTTATCGCAGGCATTCCTGAAGGACTTACCGTCGTTGCGGATGCACAGGGTAAAATCACTATTTCCGGCAGCCGTAAGGATCAAGTCGGTGAGTTCGCCGCGCAGGTCCGTAAGCTTCGTGGACCCGAACCCTACAAGGGTAAGGGTATTCGCTATGAGACCGAAATCATTAAGCGGAAGGTCGGAAAGACCGGCGTGAAATAA
- the rpsH gene encoding 30S ribosomal protein S8: MSVSDPVADMLTKVRNAAMARHEKVDIPASKLKLEIVKILKTEGYIKNFKKVSQDGANCIRVFLKYDESNSSVIHGIEKLSTPGRRVYSSYKELPRVYNGYGTLIVSTSLGVTTGKKAQEKQVGGELICSVW, encoded by the coding sequence ATGAGCGTTTCAGATCCCGTAGCAGATATGCTAACCAAGGTCCGGAATGCGGCTATGGCCCGCCATGAAAAAGTGGACATTCCCGCCTCCAAACTCAAGCTTGAGATCGTCAAGATTCTGAAGACCGAAGGTTACATAAAGAATTTCAAGAAGGTTAGCCAGGACGGAGCGAATTGCATCCGGGTTTTCCTTAAATACGATGAATCCAATTCATCCGTCATCCACGGCATTGAAAAACTTTCTACGCCCGGAAGACGCGTGTACTCAAGCTACAAGGAACTTCCCCGTGTATATAACGGGTACGGAACCTTGATCGTTTCAACATCTTTGGGCGTTACCACCGGTAAAAAAGCCCAGGAGAAGCAGGTCGGCGGCGAACTGATCTGTTCGGTCTGGTAA
- a CDS encoding type Z 30S ribosomal protein S14: MATIAWINKANATPKYSTRKYNRCKVCGRPRGYLRKYQMCRICFRKLASEGLIPGVTKSSW; this comes from the coding sequence ATGGCAACAATTGCGTGGATAAATAAGGCTAACGCCACCCCGAAGTATTCAACCCGGAAGTATAACCGGTGCAAGGTGTGCGGAAGGCCGCGCGGATATCTCCGGAAATATCAGATGTGTCGTATCTGTTTTCGGAAATTAGCTAGTGAAGGCCTTATTCCAGGCGTCACTAAGTCGAGCTGGTAG
- the rplE gene encoding 50S ribosomal protein L5, whose protein sequence is MSNYVPRLKKVYVEKIAPELFKELGYKSVMQTPRLVKIVLSMGIGEALANKKLLDAAATDLGLITGQKAVKTKAKKSIANFKLRQGNEIGVMVTLRGAKMYEFLDRFVNVALPRVKDFRGINPNGFDGNGNYSLGITEQIIFPEIDFDKIERIAGLNINVVTTARTDAEAKALLLKFGMPFRK, encoded by the coding sequence ATGAGTAATTACGTACCTCGGCTTAAGAAAGTCTATGTGGAGAAAATCGCCCCCGAGCTCTTTAAGGAACTCGGATACAAGTCTGTAATGCAGACGCCCCGGCTCGTTAAAATCGTTTTGAGCATGGGTATTGGCGAAGCGCTTGCTAACAAGAAACTCCTTGACGCCGCGGCCACCGACCTGGGACTTATCACAGGCCAGAAGGCTGTCAAAACTAAGGCAAAAAAGAGTATCGCGAACTTCAAGCTTCGTCAGGGTAACGAGATTGGCGTTATGGTGACGCTGCGCGGCGCAAAGATGTACGAGTTTCTCGACCGCTTTGTGAACGTAGCTCTTCCGCGCGTCAAGGATTTCCGCGGAATCAATCCGAATGGATTCGACGGTAACGGAAATTATTCGCTGGGTATCACTGAACAGATTATCTTCCCGGAAATCGACTTCGATAAAATCGAAAGAATTGCCGGTTTGAATATCAACGTGGTAACCACTGCCAGAACTGATGCGGAGGCGAAAGCTCTCCTCCTCAAGTTCGGTATGCCCTTCAGGAAGTGA
- the rplX gene encoding 50S ribosomal protein L24: protein MEKKFKIRKDDTVEVIAGKDKGKRGTIVRVLRDKDRVLVSGVNIVKKAMKKRSQQDRGGIVEIEAPLHVSNVMIVCKKCGPTRIGYKIDGDKKTRVCRKCGEAL from the coding sequence ATGGAAAAGAAATTCAAGATCCGGAAGGACGATACGGTTGAAGTCATTGCCGGAAAAGACAAGGGAAAACGCGGTACAATCGTGCGCGTGCTTCGGGACAAGGATCGTGTTCTTGTTTCCGGCGTAAACATTGTAAAAAAGGCAATGAAAAAACGCAGTCAGCAGGATCGCGGCGGAATCGTCGAAATCGAGGCTCCGCTCCATGTGTCCAACGTCATGATCGTATGCAAGAAATGCGGACCGACCAGGATTGGTTACAAAATTGACGGCGACAAGAAAACACGCGTCTGCCGCAAGTGTGGAGAAGCACTGTGA
- the rplN gene encoding 50S ribosomal protein L14 — translation MIQMQSRLNVADNSGAKLVECIKVIGGSHRRYASIGDIIVVAVKDALPTSTIKKGSVEKAVIVRISKEYRRPDGTYIRFDDNACVIIDANKNPKGKRIFGPVARELRDMDYMKIVSLAPEVL, via the coding sequence ATGATTCAGATGCAATCAAGATTGAATGTTGCCGACAACTCGGGCGCAAAGCTCGTTGAGTGTATCAAGGTAATCGGCGGTTCGCACCGCCGGTATGCCAGTATCGGTGATATTATCGTTGTGGCTGTCAAGGATGCTCTCCCGACATCTACAATAAAAAAGGGTTCCGTGGAAAAGGCCGTGATCGTGCGCATTTCCAAGGAATATCGCCGCCCTGACGGAACTTATATCCGCTTCGACGACAACGCCTGCGTTATCATCGACGCAAACAAGAACCCCAAGGGAAAGCGCATTTTCGGACCGGTTGCCCGCGAACTTCGTGATATGGATTATATGAAGATCGTATCGCTCGCTCCGGAAGTCCTGTAA
- the rpsQ gene encoding 30S ribosomal protein S17, whose translation MSSPDREISRSRPVEEQVKTTGNREFVGVVTSDKMSKTIVVQVSTKKLHPLYKKYVARSKKYKAHDEKNDAHIGDTVRIQECRPVSKDKCWRLIEIVARAK comes from the coding sequence ATGAGCTCGCCGGACAGGGAAATAAGTAGGAGCAGGCCCGTGGAAGAACAAGTTAAGACAACCGGGAACCGCGAGTTTGTTGGTGTAGTAACCAGCGACAAGATGAGCAAAACCATCGTTGTCCAGGTAAGCACCAAAAAACTTCATCCACTGTACAAGAAGTACGTGGCTCGCAGTAAGAAGTACAAGGCACACGACGAGAAGAACGACGCCCATATCGGCGACACCGTTCGAATCCAGGAATGCCGTCCCGTCAGCAAAGACAAGTGCTGGCGGCTCATCGAAATTGTAGCCCGGGCTAAGTAA
- the rpmC gene encoding 50S ribosomal protein L29 gives MKKNEVKALSYAELVSKKNELDKKFMDLRFQFVLGHVDNPLQKRILRREIARVNTLIRQHELAGQGNK, from the coding sequence ATGAAGAAGAATGAAGTAAAAGCTCTCTCTTATGCCGAACTGGTTTCCAAAAAGAACGAACTCGACAAGAAGTTCATGGATTTGCGCTTTCAGTTCGTTCTTGGACATGTTGACAACCCCCTCCAGAAGCGTATCCTTCGCCGAGAAATCGCGCGTGTGAATACACTTATCCGGCAGCATGAGCTCGCCGGACAGGGAAATAAGTAG
- the rplP gene encoding 50S ribosomal protein L16, which translates to MALSPKRVKHRKVQRGRVNGNATRGNNIDFGEFALVSLEPFWLTNRQLEAARVALNRKVKRGGKLWVRVFPDKPFSKKPAETRMGKGKGAPEYWVAVVKPGTILFELAGIDKTLASEAMHLAGSKLPFKTKFAERPNEN; encoded by the coding sequence ATGGCACTCAGCCCAAAACGAGTAAAACATAGAAAGGTCCAGCGCGGTAGAGTTAACGGAAATGCGACACGCGGAAACAATATCGATTTCGGCGAATTCGCACTCGTTTCTCTTGAGCCGTTCTGGCTCACCAACCGCCAGCTTGAAGCTGCGCGCGTCGCCCTTAATCGTAAGGTTAAGCGCGGTGGAAAGCTGTGGGTTCGGGTATTCCCGGATAAGCCCTTCAGCAAGAAGCCCGCTGAAACCCGAATGGGTAAGGGAAAAGGCGCCCCTGAATATTGGGTCGCCGTTGTTAAGCCGGGAACGATTTTGTTCGAACTCGCCGGTATCGATAAAACATTGGCGTCCGAAGCGATGCATCTTGCCGGCAGCAAACTGCCATTCAAGACGAAATTCGCCGAACGACCTAACGAGAACTAA
- the rpsC gene encoding 30S ribosomal protein S3, translating into MGQKVNPIGLRLGINKTWASRWYADPREYADLLHEDLKIRKMVMDLPECKNADIAQIEIVRHPQRVTIVIHTARPGVIIGVKGANIEQIGVQIQKSLTKKVQIKIKEIKRSETNAALVSQNVARQLMNRGSFRRALKMASSAAMKAGAQGVKIRVSGRLGGAEMSRTEEHKEGRVPLHTLRADIDYGFSEAHTTYGAIGVKVWIYNGMMYGHEQKEDAGALLKKQRRDRPERGERSDRGDRASAGRS; encoded by the coding sequence GTGGGACAGAAAGTAAATCCTATTGGACTACGCCTCGGGATTAATAAGACCTGGGCTTCTCGTTGGTACGCGGATCCCCGCGAATATGCAGATCTTCTTCACGAAGACCTGAAGATTCGCAAAATGGTAATGGATCTTCCGGAATGCAAAAACGCCGATATCGCGCAGATTGAAATCGTGCGCCATCCTCAGCGCGTTACTATCGTTATTCATACCGCACGCCCCGGTGTCATCATCGGAGTGAAGGGCGCGAATATCGAGCAGATCGGTGTCCAGATCCAGAAGAGCCTGACAAAAAAGGTTCAGATCAAGATTAAGGAAATCAAACGCTCTGAGACGAACGCCGCTTTGGTCTCTCAGAATGTCGCACGCCAGCTTATGAATCGCGGATCCTTCCGAAGAGCCCTTAAAATGGCGTCTTCCGCCGCGATGAAAGCCGGCGCACAGGGCGTAAAGATTCGCGTGTCCGGTCGTCTCGGAGGAGCGGAAATGTCCCGCACCGAAGAGCACAAAGAAGGACGTGTTCCACTGCATACCCTTCGCGCGGATATCGATTATGGCTTCTCGGAAGCCCATACCACCTACGGCGCCATCGGCGTCAAGGTATGGATTTACAACGGGATGATGTATGGTCACGAACAGAAAGAAGATGCCGGAGCGCTTCTGAAAAAGCAGCGCCGTGACAGGCCTGAGCGCGGAGAGCGTTCGGACCGCGGAGACCGTGCATCTGCCGGAAGGAGTTAA
- the rplV gene encoding 50S ribosomal protein L22 — MADKNGYIATSKFLIASPTKVRPVANVVKLKSYTEAMAILENMPQKGARLLTKTMKSAAANALDLNKKLDEDMLFVKEIRIDEGPRLKRLWTRGRGRADMLLKRMCHITVIVDEKAGE; from the coding sequence ATGGCTGACAAAAACGGATATATAGCCACTTCCAAGTTCCTTATTGCATCTCCCACCAAGGTTCGCCCCGTGGCGAATGTGGTGAAGCTGAAGTCCTACACCGAAGCGATGGCGATTTTGGAAAACATGCCCCAGAAGGGTGCGCGTCTTCTGACGAAAACCATGAAATCGGCAGCGGCTAACGCTTTGGATTTGAACAAGAAACTTGATGAAGATATGCTTTTCGTTAAAGAAATTCGCATTGACGAAGGTCCTCGCCTTAAAAGGCTCTGGACTCGCGGTCGCGGAAGGGCGGATATGCTCCTGAAAAGGATGTGTCATATTACCGTAATCGTTGACGAAAAGGCGGGGGAATAA
- the rpsS gene encoding 30S ribosomal protein S19 — protein MSRSVKKGPFIEKSLYKKVIEMNKASDRKMIKSYSRCSTIIPEMVGNTISVYNGKSWIPVYITENLVGHKLGEFAPTRVFRGHAGSDKKTGK, from the coding sequence GTGTCAAGATCTGTTAAAAAAGGGCCTTTTATCGAGAAGAGCCTTTACAAGAAAGTAATCGAGATGAATAAGGCGAGCGATCGGAAGATGATTAAATCCTATTCCCGTTGTTCGACTATTATCCCTGAAATGGTAGGTAATACCATCTCTGTTTATAATGGCAAGTCCTGGATTCCGGTGTACATCACCGAAAACCTCGTCGGTCATAAGCTTGGTGAATTTGCGCCTACCCGCGTTTTCCGCGGTCATGCCGGTTCAGACAAGAAAACAGGTAAGTGA
- the rplB gene encoding 50S ribosomal protein L2, translating to MALKVYKPYTPGTRTRIDLQRDVITADRPEKSLTSGKKSNGGRGAGGRISVRHQGGGHKQKYRDIDFKRDKFGIPGTVKTIEYDPNRSANIALVFYADGEKRYILAPKGLVVGQKILSGENAALEVANALPLEIIPVGFTVHNIELTIGKGGQMARSAGASALVAAKEGEYVTIKLPSGEMRLVHKRCFATIGEVGNEDHMNTSLGKAGRSRWRGIRPAVKGMNMNPVDHPLGGGEGRGKGRNPVTPWGQPCRGYKTRNKRKVSDKFIVSRRKK from the coding sequence ATGGCTCTTAAAGTATACAAGCCTTATACACCCGGAACCAGAACTCGCATCGACCTTCAGCGCGATGTTATTACTGCCGATCGGCCCGAGAAGAGCCTGACCAGCGGTAAGAAATCGAACGGCGGTCGCGGTGCTGGCGGACGGATTTCAGTTCGTCACCAGGGTGGAGGCCATAAGCAGAAATATCGCGATATCGATTTCAAGCGCGATAAGTTCGGCATTCCGGGTACAGTGAAGACTATCGAGTACGATCCGAACCGCAGTGCGAACATTGCTCTGGTTTTTTATGCAGACGGTGAAAAACGTTACATCCTTGCACCCAAAGGCCTTGTTGTAGGCCAGAAAATCCTGAGCGGAGAAAACGCCGCTCTCGAAGTTGCAAACGCTCTTCCGCTGGAAATTATTCCTGTCGGTTTTACCGTTCACAACATTGAGCTTACTATCGGTAAAGGCGGCCAGATGGCTCGCTCCGCGGGAGCCAGCGCTCTTGTGGCCGCTAAAGAAGGCGAATATGTAACGATTAAGCTCCCTTCAGGCGAAATGCGCTTGGTTCACAAGCGCTGTTTCGCGACAATCGGAGAAGTCGGTAACGAAGATCACATGAACACCAGCCTGGGTAAGGCAGGCCGTTCACGCTGGAGAGGTATCCGTCCGGCTGTAAAGGGTATGAACATGAACCCTGTCGACCATCCTCTTGGTGGTGGTGAAGGCCGCGGTAAAGGTCGTAACCCTGTTACTCCTTGGGGACAGCCTTGTCGCGGATACAAGACCCGTAACAAGCGGAAAGTTTCGGACAAGTTTATTGTCTCGAGACGGAAGAAGTAG
- a CDS encoding 50S ribosomal protein L23 — translation MTFEQILIAPVLSEKTNALREQGKYVFKVDTAASKIEIKEAVRKLFNVKVVDCTVMNVDGKFKRVRGRPGKTSSWKKAIVRLAPGETIKVFEGV, via the coding sequence ATGACTTTTGAGCAGATTCTTATCGCTCCTGTATTGTCTGAAAAAACGAACGCGCTGCGCGAGCAGGGCAAGTACGTTTTCAAAGTCGATACCGCAGCCAGCAAGATCGAGATTAAGGAAGCAGTTCGCAAGTTGTTCAACGTCAAGGTTGTCGATTGCACTGTCATGAATGTGGATGGAAAGTTCAAAAGGGTCCGTGGTCGACCCGGAAAGACTTCCAGCTGGAAGAAAGCCATTGTACGGCTTGCGCCCGGCGAGACAATCAAGGTGTTCGAGGGCGTTTAA
- the rplD gene encoding 50S ribosomal protein L4, with the protein MEKKVYSVDGKELRTINLDDNVFGLPVNEDVIYYAINNELANLRVGTACTKTRAEVHGSNKKPYKQKGTGNARRGDKKSPIMVGGGIVFGPRPRDYSYTLPKKVKRLAMKSILSLKAQDDRLTVIEDFTVESGKTKDLAKILENFSKGERTVIVLKDDDARIKQAGRNIPTLSFLSYNRLRAHDLFYGRKVIMLETAAKNLAGFYGTEEGAE; encoded by the coding sequence ATGGAAAAGAAAGTCTATTCGGTCGATGGCAAAGAACTGAGGACAATAAATCTCGATGATAACGTATTTGGCCTTCCGGTCAACGAAGACGTGATCTACTACGCCATCAACAATGAATTAGCGAATCTGCGCGTCGGGACTGCTTGCACTAAGACAAGAGCCGAAGTTCACGGTTCAAACAAGAAACCGTACAAGCAGAAAGGAACCGGTAACGCACGCCGCGGTGATAAAAAATCCCCGATTATGGTTGGCGGCGGTATTGTATTCGGTCCTCGCCCGCGTGATTATAGTTATACGCTTCCCAAGAAAGTGAAGCGCCTCGCAATGAAGTCGATCCTCAGCCTCAAGGCCCAGGACGATCGGCTCACTGTGATCGAAGATTTTACCGTTGAAAGCGGCAAGACAAAAGATCTCGCGAAGATCCTTGAGAATTTCTCCAAGGGCGAGCGAACTGTCATCGTCCTCAAAGATGATGATGCCAGGATCAAGCAGGCCGGAAGGAATATTCCGACCCTGTCTTTCCTTTCTTACAACAGGCTTCGGGCACACGACCTCTTCTACGGACGCAAGGTCATCATGCTTGAAACTGCTGCCAAGAATCTCGCCGGCTTCTATGGAACAGAAGAGGGGGCCGAGTAA
- the rplC gene encoding 50S ribosomal protein L3: protein MIGLMATKVGMTQVFDENGNLIPVTVIRVEPNTVVSVKKEETFGYNAVVLGLDDLKASRTSKPYAGQFPEGIAPKRHLKEFRDFDSEVAVGDQIGVELFESIRFLDVTATSKGKGFQGVMKRWGFHGGRASHGSKFHREPGGTGNSTTPGHTFKNIKMPGRMGRERVTVQNLKIQKIDPELKVVMVRGSVPGNKDCTLIIKSAVKKEF, encoded by the coding sequence ATGATAGGTCTGATGGCAACAAAAGTGGGTATGACCCAGGTCTTCGACGAAAACGGAAATCTGATTCCAGTGACCGTGATCCGCGTTGAACCCAATACAGTCGTATCCGTAAAAAAAGAGGAAACCTTTGGCTATAACGCCGTGGTGCTCGGTCTTGACGATCTCAAGGCTTCCCGCACCTCCAAGCCTTATGCCGGCCAGTTTCCTGAGGGGATTGCCCCCAAGCGGCATCTTAAGGAATTTCGCGATTTTGACAGCGAAGTAGCCGTGGGTGATCAGATTGGCGTTGAATTGTTCGAGTCCATTAGGTTTCTCGACGTTACCGCCACTTCTAAGGGTAAGGGATTCCAGGGCGTTATGAAGCGCTGGGGCTTCCATGGCGGACGCGCTTCGCATGGTTCCAAGTTTCATCGCGAGCCCGGTGGTACCGGTAACAGCACTACTCCCGGACATACTTTCAAGAATATCAAGATGCCTGGACGGATGGGTCGCGAACGCGTCACCGTGCAGAATCTGAAGATTCAGAAAATTGATCCCGAGTTGAAGGTTGTTATGGTTCGCGGATCTGTGCCTGGTAACAAGGACTGTACGCTGATCATCAAGTCCGCAGTCAAGAAAGAATTCTAA